A segment of the Parasphingopyxis algicola genome:
GCGGGGCGGGCTGCGTCTATAACGATATCGTCGATCGCGATCTGGATCGAAAAGTGGAGCGGACGCGTTCCCGTCCGCTGGCGAGCGGGCGGGTGTCGCTGCGCGCGGCCTGGGTCTGGCTGGCGCTGCTCTGCCTGATCGGTCTCATCGTATTGCTGCAGTTGCGCTGGGAGGCGCAGCTGGTGGCGCTGGGCAGTCTGCTACTGGTGGCCGCTTATCCGTTCATGAAACGGATTACCTGGTGGCCGCAGGCCTGGCTCGGACTGGTTTTCAGCTGGGGCGCGCTGGTCGGCTGGGTGGCGATAACGGGCGAACCCTCGCCCCCCATGGCCTGGCTCTATGCCGGCGCGGTCTTCTGGGTGATCGGCTATGACACCATCTATGCGCTGCAGGATATCGAGGACGATGCGCTGGCCGGTGTGAAGAGCACCGCGCGGCGGCTCGGCCGGCACGCGCGGTCCGGTGTCGCGCTATTCTATGGGCTCGCGCTCGCCTGCTGGTGCCTCGCCGTCTGGCAGATCCGGCCGCAATGGCTGGGGCTCGCGGCTCTCCTGCCGGCTGCCTTGCACCTTGCCTGGCAGGTCGCGACGCTGCGGCCGGACGACGGCGACGAGGCGCTCGCCAAGTTCCGCTCGAACCGCGAGGCGGGATTGCTGGTCGCACTCGCCTGTCTCGTCGTGGGAGCGACCGCCTGAGCCGCGAGGGTGACAAGGCTGCGTCGCCTCCCTAAATCGCCTCCATGCTAACCGTCACCGAAGCGCAGGCGCGCGTCTCCGATCTAGTCGCATCCGCAAAGAAGGCCGGCGCCGATGCCGCCGATGTCCTGTACTCCGGAGGCGTGTCCACCGAAGTGCAAGTGCGCCTCGGCGAACTCGAGGACGTCCAGCGGTCCGAAGGCGAAGAAATCGGCTTGCGGTTTTTCGTCGGCCGGCGCTCGGCGAGCGTGTCGTCCTCGGACCTGTCGGACGCGGCGCTCGCGACCCTGGTCGAACGCGCGGCGGCCATGGCGCGCGAGGCACCCGAAGATGCTTATGCCGGGCTTGCGCCGGAAGATCGGCTGTTCACCGGCGAACTGCCCGGTCTCGATATCGACGACGGCCAGGATGCCGCTCCCGAAATTATGCGCAGCCATGCGCTGGAGGCGGAAGATGCGGCGCGGGCGATCGATGGCGTGACCAACAGCGAGGGCGGCGGCGCATCGGCGGGTCGCTCGATCATGGCGCTGGCAACAAGCCACGGTTTTTGCGGCGGCTATCAGGCGTCGAGCTATGGCTGCTCGGCCAGTGTGATTGCCGGTGAAGGCGGCGCGATGCAGCGCGACTATGCCTATCGCACGGCGCGCCATTTCGAGGATCTCGACAGTCCGGCCAGCATCGGCCGTCGCGCGGGCGAACGGACCGTCGCCCGGCTCGATCCGGCCAAGCTTGCGAGCGGCGCCATGCCGGTGGTATTCGATCCGCGGGTTTCGGGCGGACTGCTTGGCCATCTGATCGGCGCGATCACTGGCTCGGCGATCACGCGGGGCACGAGCTTTCTGCGCGACAGCCTGGAGGAACAGGTCTTTTCCAAGGGCGTGACAGTCCGCGACGATCCGCTCCGGCGGCGCGGTTTGCGGTCGCGGCCTTTCGATGGGGAGGGCCTGCCGGTCACCGACCGCGCGATCATCGACGACGGTGTTCTCACAGGCTGGCTGCTCGACAGTGCGTCGGCGCGACAACTCGGCCTCGAACCGACCGGCCATGCGAAGCGCGGGATCGGCGGACCGCCGGGCGCGGGCGCGACCAACCTTCACCTCGAAGCCGGCACAGCGACGCGGGACGAACTGATCGGCGACATCGATCAGGGCGTCCTGGTCACCGAACTGATCGGCATGGGCGTCAATCCGGTGACCGGCGACTATAGCCGCGGCGCATCCGGCTTCCTGATCGAGAATGGCGCGATTGGCGCTCCCGTCGCCGAAATCACGATCGCGGGCAATCTGAAAGACATGTATCGCGAACTGACGCCCGCAAACGATCTCGAATTCATTCGCGGCGTCAACGCGCCGAGCGTCCGGATCGAGGGCATGACGGTCGCCGGTGCCTGAGGTTACGCTCGACGCGATCGCCGATATCGCCGCCGAGGCTGCCGAAAAAGCTTGCGAACGCTGGCAGGGCGAGCTGGAAATCTGGGAGAAATCGCCCGACCATCCGGTCTCCGATGTTGATCTGCTCGTCGATGATTTCCTGCGCGAGCGGCTGGCCCAACTCGATCCGGCGGCCGGCTATCTGTCCGAAGAAACGACCGATACCGCCGCCCGGCTCGGCAAATCGCGGGTCTGGGTGGTCGATCCGATAGACGGGACGCGCGATTTCATCCGTGAACGCACGGGCTGGTGCGTATCGGTCGCTCTGGTCGAGGATGGCCAGCCGATATTCGGGGTGCTGGAGGCGCCGGCCCGGAACGAACGCTGGATGGCGGCCGCGGGGCAGGGCGCCACACGCAACGGCTTGCCGCTCGGTGTCAGCGGCCGGACGGAACTGGCCGGCGCGCGGGTGCCGGCCCACAATATCCCCAAGACCGACAGTGATCTCGTGGCGGTGGGACAGCCCAATTCGATCGCGCTGAGGATCGCCATGGTCGCGGCGGGCGAGGCCGATCTCGTGGCGACTTTGCGCTGGGGCCATGAATGGGATGTCGGCGCCGCCGCGCTGATCGCCCGCGAGGCCGGCGCGACGGTGACCGATGCGCTCGGGGCTCCCCTGATCTTCAACACCCATGCGGCCGAGGCCTTCGGCGTGCTCATTGCGACACCGGAAATTCACGCCGCGGCCCTCGCGCGCCTTTGCGAGCGCGCCGAACAATTATCGATCCGATAGCCGGTCCTAAAGCCCTAGCCGCGGCATTTCCTGCGCCGGGCATTTGTCCATCACGACTTTGAGCCCGGCCGCTTCGGCCCGGCCCGCAGCGGCTTCATTGACGACGCCGATCTGCATCCAGACCGATTTCGCGCCGGCCGCGATCGCCTGATCGACCGCGTCGCCGGCCGCCTCGCTGTTGCGGAAGATATCGACCATGTCGATCGGCGTGCCGATGTCCGAAAGATCGCGCAGGACGGTTTCGCCATGGATCCGCTCGCCGGCAATTGTCGGATTGACGGGAAAGACGCGAAAGCCCTTGCCCTGCAGGAACTTCATGACGCGATGGCTCGCGCGGTCGGGTTTGTTCGATGCGCCGATCATCGCGATCGTCTGGGTTTTGGCGAGCAGTGCGGTCAGTTCTTCGTCGCTGGTCAGCGGCATCGGCGATCTCCTTTGTCTGAAACGGGAAGCGGGCGCTATCGATCCATCCAGTCGGCCAGTTTCCCGGCTATGCCGTTGAAGGCATCCGCACCCTTGCCGCTGCTGGCGGCCGGGGGAACACCCTCGTCCGAGGCAAGGCGGATATCGAGATCGAGCGGTATCCGGCCGAGGAAATCGAAACCGAGCTCCTGCGCGGCCGCTTCGGCGCCGCCGGTGCCGAACGGATCCGACACAGCGCCGCATTCGGGGCATTCGTAACCGGCCATATTCTCCACCAGGCCGACGATCGGCACACCGGCCTCTTCGAACAGATGGATCGCGCGACGCGCATCGATCAGCGCGAGATCCTGCGGCGTCGACACGATGATCGCGCCGGCGGGCTTGTATTTCTGGACCATCGTCAGCTGCACATCGCCGGTGCCGGGCGGCAAATCGATGATCAGCGTTTCGGTGTCGCCCCAATCCGCATCGATCAGCTGGCCGAGCGCATTGCCCGCCATCGGTCCGCGCCATGCGATCGCCTGGCCGGGTTTGACGAGCTGCCCCATGCTCAGCATCGCGATGCCATATTCGGTCTGCACGGGCACGAGCTTCTTGTGCTCGTTCGCCGTCGGCTTGCGGTCTTCGGCGCCGAGCAGGCGCGGTTGGGACGGGCCGTATATGTCCGCATCGATCAACCCGACGCGCAGTCCGCGCCGTGCGAGCGCGATGGCGAGATTGGCCGACAGGGTGGACTTACCGACGCCGCCCTTGCCCGATCCGATCGCGATGATCCGGCGGGCCGTGCGTTTGCTCGTCATGGCGACGCGCACCTGGTCCACGCCCTCGACTGCGACCAGCTCGCGATTGATATCGGCCTCGAGAAGCGCCCGTTTGTCGACATTTATATCGGTTACGTCGAGAATGACGCTTGCGATCCCGTCGGCGAAGCGCGGCGCCGGAGCGCGACCTGAATCGATCAGGCCCTTGCCGGAGAGCGGGTCGGCGATGGCGTTGAGGGCGGCGGCGAGTTGGTCTGCGATGTCGGTCATGCCGATCAAATAGGAAGCTCTTCACCAAATGACACTGTTTTTCCCGGAAAGGCTTCCTATAAAGAGAGCTATGAGCCTTTTTACCGGTGTAGGCGCGCGGATTGGCGCCATGTTGAACAGTGAGGGCCGTGGCCCTTGGGGGGGCCGCGGTAGCGGCGGATCGGGCGGTAACGGCTCGGGTGGCGGGGGCGATGACGGCCCCAAAAACCCGTGGTCGCAACCGCCGCGCAAACGGCCGTCGGGCGGACAGTCCGGGCCGACGGCGCTCGATGAACTCCTCAAACGCGGCCGCACGCAATGGGGCGGTGGCGGAGGCCGCGGTCCCGACCTGCCGACCTTTGGCGGCCGGCCGATCTGGTTCTGGGCGATTATCCTGCTGGTCGTCCTATGGATATTCTTTACCTCGTTCCATCTGGTCGGTCCGCAGGAACGCGGCGTTCTGACCCGCTTCGGCAATTATGTGGGCACCTATCAGCCGGGCCCGAACTTCTCCTTCCCGGCGCCGATCGACCGGGTGCAGATCATCGATGTCGACAATATCCGCACGATCGATATCGGCGGCGGTGGCGAAAACGCCGAAAACCGGGTGCTGACCGGCGACCAGAATATCGTCGATCTCGCCTATCAGATTCGCTGGAACATCAAGGAGCCGCAGAACTACCTGTTCCAGATCGTCGATCCCGAAGCGACGATCCGTGAGGTTGCCGAAAGCGCGATGCGCGCGGTGATGGCGCGGGTTACGCTCGACGATGCCATCGGCGCCGGCCGCGGCGAGATCGAGCAGCGGGTGCAGGTCCTGATGCAGGACCTGCTCGACGGCTATGGCGCCGGCGTGCTGGTGCAGGGCGTGGCGATCGAGGAGGCGGACCCGCCTTCGGCCGTGGAAGAGAGTTTCCGCCGCGTGTCGGCCGCCCAGCAGACCGCCCAGACCTATCTCAACAACGCCCGCGCTTATGCGCAGCAGCTGACCGCGCGTGCCCAGGGTGAATCGGCGGCTTTCACGCGCGTCTACGAAGAATATCGTCTGGCGCCCGAAGTGACGCGGCGGCGCATGTATTACGAAACCATGGAGCGGATCCTGGCCAGCGTGAACATCACGATCGTCGAGGCCGACGGCATTACCCCCTATCTGCCGCTGCCCGAAGTGCAGCGCCGGGTGCGCCAGCAGGCGACGCCGGTTCCTGATGCGGGAGACGCGCAATGAGCATTGCAAGCCGCGTAGCGCGCAATCCGATCGCCTATGCCGTTCTCGGCGTCGTGATCCTGGTGACCATTTTCAGCGCCTTTTCCATCGTGCCGGAAACCCGTCAGGCGGTGATCGTCCGGTTCGGCGAGCCCGATCGGATCGTCAATCGCTATCAGCCGGGTGAGACGTTCGGATCCGGCAGCGCGGGCCTGATGGCGCATATTCCGTTCATAGATCAGGTCGTGTGGATCGACCGGCGGATCCAGAATGTCGAAATGGAGCGGCAACAGGTGCTGTCGACCGATCAGCTTCGGCTGCAGGTCGACGCGTTCGCCCGCTACCGGATCGTCGATCCGCTGCAAATGTACATTTCTGCGCGGACCGAGGACCGGGTCAGCGAAGCGCTGCGGCCGATCCTGGCCTCGTCGCTGAGGAACGAGCTCGGCCGTCGGCCCTTCGCGGCATTGCTCAGCCCCGAACGCGGCCAGGTGATGCAGAATATCCGGGAGAGCCTGAACCTCGCGGCGCGCCAATATGGCGCGGAGATCGTCGATGTGCGGATCAAGCGGGCCGATCTTCCCGAAGGCCAGCCGCTGGAATCGGCCTATCGCCGGATGCGTTCGGCGCGCGAACAGGAAGCGCTGACCATCGAGGCGCAAGGCGCGAAACAGGCGCAGATCATCCGGGCCGAAGCCGACGCGGAAGCCGCGCGCACCTATGCCGAGGCGTTCGGCGCCGATCCGGCTTTCTACGATTTCTACCGGGCGATGGAGTCCTATCGGGCGACGTTCGGGATCGACCGGCCGGCGGGCCCCGATGACGGCGAGGCGGCGATCGTGATGTCGCCGGACAACGAATATCTGCGTCAATTCCGTGGACAGCGCTGACAGTTCGACGAACGGCAGCGCCGTCCCCTATGTTCAATATGTGTTAAGACGCTATTCCGCAGCTAACAGACAGGTGTCGTAAACGGATACAGCGAAGAGATTGGAGAATTATGGCCGTGCGTTACGCTTATGCGATTACAGGAATTCTATTGGCCGGGGGCACAGCAGCGACGCTGACGCTGCAGCAGCCGGTCGGAGCCCAGGTCGCGCAGAATGCTCCTGCCGCCATGCCCCAGGTCAGCGCGCCGGGGAGTTTTGCCGATCTGACGGAACGGCTCGCGCCCGCCGTCGTCAATATCTCGACCACGCAGACGATAGAGGTGCAGCGCCGCAACCCCTTTGCCGGCAGCCCGTTCGACGATTTTTTCCGGCAATTTGGTCAGCGTGGTCGCGAAAACGGTCCGATCACGCGCGAAGCGACGTCGCTCGGCTCCGGTTTCATCATTTCCGCCGACGGCTATGTGGTTACCAACAACCATGTGATTTCAGCCCGCGGCCGCAACGGACAGCCCGGTACCGATCCTGTGGATACGATCACGGTGACCCTGTCGGATCGTACGGAGTATGAGGCCCGGATCGTGGGCCGCGATCCGTCGTCCGATCTGGCCGTGCTGAAAATCGACGGAAACAATCTTCCGTTCGTCCAGTTCGGCGATTCGGACGACCTGCGCGTCGGCGACTGGGTATTGGCGATCGGCAATCCCTTCGGTCTGGGGGGCACGGTAACCGCCGGTATCGTTTCGGCCTTGCAGCGGACGATCGGGCAAGGCGGCGCCTATGACCGCTATATCCAGACCGATGCCTCCATCAACCAGGGTAACTCGGGCGGCCCGATGTTCGATATCGAGGGCAATGTCGTCGGCATCAACAGCGCGATCTTCTCGCCGACGGGCGGCAATGTCGGTATCGGCTTTGCCATTCCCGCGTCCGAGGCCCGTCCGATTGTCGAGACGCTGCAGCGCGGCGAGCGCGTCCAGCGCGGCTATCTGGGCGTGTCGATCCAGCCTCTGGGCGACGATATTGCCGATTCCCTCGGCCTGCCGCGCAACCGCGGTGAGATCGTCGCGCGTGTCGAGCCCGGCGAAGCCGCCGAACGTGCAGGCATTCGCCAGGGCGATGTGATCGTGAGCGTCAATGGCCGCGACGTGACGCCCGACGAGACCCTGTCTTATATTGTCGCCAATCTGTCGGTCGGATCGCGGGTGCCGATCGTCCTTATCCGCGATGGTGAACGCATTCGTGTGACCGCGACGATGGGCGAACGCCCGACCGATGAAGAGCTTCTGCGGCGTGCGCAGGAGGGCCAGGAGGAAGACGAAGGCCTGGAAGAGCCCACCAAGGAAGATCCGGGCAGCGATGAATCCGAAGCGACGATGGACGCGATCGGCATCGGCTTCCAGACCCTGACGCCGCAGATTGCACGCCAGCTCGGCATTGACAGCGGCGTGCGCGGGTTGGTCGTGAACCAGGTCGATCCGTCGAGCGACGCTGCGCAAAAGGGCATCCGCCGCGGCGACGTGGTTCTGTCGATCAACCGGACGGCAACGCTCGAGCCAGGGGATGCGGTGCGTGTCATCAGCCAGGCGCAAAGGGCCGACCGCAGTTCGGTGCTGCTGCTGCGCCAGCGCGGCAACTCCATTCCGCTCTATATCGGCGTGGACATCATCGAATAAGGCTTACGGCCCCGCCGGCGGGATATCGGCGGGGCGTGTCAGTCGCACGGTTGCGCGGCTTGCATCGCCAATCTGGCCGTCTATCGTTTCCCGAGATTCGAAGGGGGCGTATCGATGGATGAATCGGCTGGTATCTTTCTCGGCAAGGGCGGCGGCGAAAAACAGTATCTGAACCTCGCCCGCGCCAACCGGCACGGCCTTATCGCCGGTGCGACCGGAACCGGGAAGACCGTGACGGTTCAGGGGCTCGCGGAGAGCTTCTCGCGTGCCGGCGTTCCCGTGTTCGTCGCCGATGTGAAGGGCGATCTGTCCGGTGTGGCGATGCCGGGGAGCGAGGATTTCAAGCATCATGACAAGCTGATCGAACGGGCCGAGGAGATCGGTCTCGAAGACTATCGCTATGCGGACAGTCCGACCATCTTCTGGGATCTGTACGGCCAGAAGGGCCACCCGATCCGCACCACCATCAGCGAGATGGGGCCGTTGCTGCTCGGCCGGCTGATGGACCTGTCGGATGCGCAGCAGGGCGTGCTCGAGATCGCTTTCCGGTTCGCCGATGACGAAGGCATGCTGCTGCTCGATCTCGAAGACCTCCAGGCGATGATGGTGGCGACGGCGGAACATGCCAAAGAGCTGTCCGCCCAATATGGCAATGTTTCGAAGCAAAGCGTTGGCGCGATCCAGCGCAAACTGTTGCAGCTCGACAATCAGGGCGCAGCGGAATTTTTCGGCGAGCCGGCGCTCGACATCGACGATTTCTTCCGCAGCGATGGCCATGATCGCGGTTTCGTGAATATATTGATGGCTGAAAAGCTGATGGAGAATCCGAAGCTTTACGCCACATTCCTGCTCTGGCTGATGAGCGAATTGTTCGAAGCGATGCCGGAGGTCGGGGATCCGGACAAGCCCAGGCTCGTCTTCTTTTTCGACGAAGCGCATCTGCTGTTCGACGACGCCCCCAAGGCGCTTCAGGACAAGATCGAACAGGTCGTGCGGCTGATCCGGTCCAAGGGTATCGGCGTTTACTTCATCACCCAGAATCCGATCGACATTCCCGAGGAGGTGGGCGGACAGCTCGGCAATCGCGTCCAGCATGCATTGCGCGCCTTCACGCCGCGCGACAAGCGGGCGATCAAGGCGGCTGCCGAGACGTTCCGCATCAATCCCGATCTCGACGTCGAAACGGCCATTACCGAGCTCAAGGTCGGCGAGGCCCTGATCTCGACCTTGATGGAGGATGGCGCGCCGTCGCCAGTAGAGCGCACGCTGATCCGGCCGCCGCGTTCGCGGATGGGGCCGATCTCGACCGGCGAAAGGGCCGCGATCATCGCCGCCTCGCCGATCGGCGATATCTATGCCGAGCGCGTGGATCGCGAGTCCGCTGCCGAGGTGCTCGAGCAGAAGGCGCAGGATGCAGCGGAGACCGCGAAGGAAGTCGAGGAAAAGGGCGAGAAGGCCGTGCGCCAGCGCCCCCGCCGGAGCAAATCGCTATGGGCCAGGGTCGGGCGCGCCGCTGCCGGCGCCGCCGCAGCTTCGGCCGGCGCTGCGCTGGGCCGCCGGATGTCGGGACGGACGAGCCGCGCCAATCCGACCGCATCGGCGGCAAGCGCCGCCGGCAGCACGATCGGCAATGAAATCGGCCGTGCGATCGGCGTGCCGGGTGTCGGCCGCTTCGTGCGCGGCGTGCTCGGCGGATTGTTGCGCTAGCGCTCGTCCTTGCCGGGCAGGAACAAGGCGGCGATTTCTTCGGCGATGCGGGCCGGGCGCAACGTTTCCGCGTCGATACAGCACCAGCGCGACTTCACTTCGGCCAGCACTTCTTCGCCGCGCTTGATCACCGTATCGTAGAAGGCGCTTGCGCCCTGCACCTTTTCGACGACCACGGAGGCGATGACCGTGTCGTTCAAAAAGGCCGGCTTGCGATAGGTGATCTCATGCTTGAGCGCGACCCAGAGATGCTCGGCGACGGCCTGGGGCGGCGCAATCTTCTGCCAATGGGCGAGCACGGCTTCCTGCACCCAGTTGAGATAATTGGCGTTGTTCACATGGCCCATGAAATCGATGTCGTCGGCATCGACGGCGATCGGATGGTCGTGGCGGGGCAAGGCGGTGTCGGTCACGGTGGCGCTACTCGGTTACGGTGGATTTCATTCTATAGCTTACAATCATGTCAGTAAAGCGACGATGAACGCGTGGCGCCGGTTCTCCGATACGGAGCGGGCCGGTGCTGCGCCCTATCGGAAATCATGCTATCGTCCGCTGCATTGAGCCATCTTCGGGGCGCATGAATCGGTTGACCGGCGGCGAGCGCCATCGGGCAGGATCATGGGAGAGGGCGATGACGCACAAATTTGTCGATCTGCGCAAAGACGGAAAACACACGCATCTATACGATGCCATCGACGGCAAGAAGGTCCGCGAGGTGCTGTGGGGCGACTGGCTGACGATAGACGGGCCGCCGAGCCAAGGCTGGCAGAAAGTGATCTGGTCGCCGAATAATCCCCGATACCGCCGCGAACTGTTCATCCCCGAAGACCATCTCAGCGATCATCGGCCGCTGGAAATCATCTTTCTCGATGTCGGGCAGGGAGACGGCGCGGTGCTGATCACGCCCGAGACCGACCAGGACGAGCGGGTGCTGGTGATCGATGCGGGCATCGACGACAATATGCACCGGTTCCTGCGCAAGCGGTTCGGCGGCTATCGCGA
Coding sequences within it:
- the ubiA gene encoding 4-hydroxybenzoate octaprenyltransferase, with translation MEADSSVPDTERHWLIAALPRAARPFGLLARFDRPIGWWLLFWPCAWSVALAGGAVGRWDLLLWLLLGAISMRGAGCVYNDIVDRDLDRKVERTRSRPLASGRVSLRAAWVWLALLCLIGLIVLLQLRWEAQLVALGSLLLVAAYPFMKRITWWPQAWLGLVFSWGALVGWVAITGEPSPPMAWLYAGAVFWVIGYDTIYALQDIEDDALAGVKSTARRLGRHARSGVALFYGLALACWCLAVWQIRPQWLGLAALLPAALHLAWQVATLRPDDGDEALAKFRSNREAGLLVALACLVVGATA
- a CDS encoding TldD/PmbA family protein, which encodes MLTVTEAQARVSDLVASAKKAGADAADVLYSGGVSTEVQVRLGELEDVQRSEGEEIGLRFFVGRRSASVSSSDLSDAALATLVERAAAMAREAPEDAYAGLAPEDRLFTGELPGLDIDDGQDAAPEIMRSHALEAEDAARAIDGVTNSEGGGASAGRSIMALATSHGFCGGYQASSYGCSASVIAGEGGAMQRDYAYRTARHFEDLDSPASIGRRAGERTVARLDPAKLASGAMPVVFDPRVSGGLLGHLIGAITGSAITRGTSFLRDSLEEQVFSKGVTVRDDPLRRRGLRSRPFDGEGLPVTDRAIIDDGVLTGWLLDSASARQLGLEPTGHAKRGIGGPPGAGATNLHLEAGTATRDELIGDIDQGVLVTELIGMGVNPVTGDYSRGASGFLIENGAIGAPVAEITIAGNLKDMYRELTPANDLEFIRGVNAPSVRIEGMTVAGA
- a CDS encoding inositol monophosphatase family protein; the encoded protein is MPEVTLDAIADIAAEAAEKACERWQGELEIWEKSPDHPVSDVDLLVDDFLRERLAQLDPAAGYLSEETTDTAARLGKSRVWVVDPIDGTRDFIRERTGWCVSVALVEDGQPIFGVLEAPARNERWMAAAGQGATRNGLPLGVSGRTELAGARVPAHNIPKTDSDLVAVGQPNSIALRIAMVAAGEADLVATLRWGHEWDVGAAALIAREAGATVTDALGAPLIFNTHAAEAFGVLIATPEIHAAALARLCERAEQLSIR
- a CDS encoding CoA-binding protein yields the protein MPLTSDEELTALLAKTQTIAMIGASNKPDRASHRVMKFLQGKGFRVFPVNPTIAGERIHGETVLRDLSDIGTPIDMVDIFRNSEAAGDAVDQAIAAGAKSVWMQIGVVNEAAAGRAEAAGLKVVMDKCPAQEMPRLGL
- a CDS encoding Mrp/NBP35 family ATP-binding protein, yielding MTSKRTARRIIAIGSGKGGVGKSTLSANLAIALARRGLRVGLIDADIYGPSQPRLLGAEDRKPTANEHKKLVPVQTEYGIAMLSMGQLVKPGQAIAWRGPMAGNALGQLIDADWGDTETLIIDLPPGTGDVQLTMVQKYKPAGAIIVSTPQDLALIDARRAIHLFEEAGVPIVGLVENMAGYECPECGAVSDPFGTGGAEAAAQELGFDFLGRIPLDLDIRLASDEGVPPAASSGKGADAFNGIAGKLADWMDR
- the hflK gene encoding protease modulator HflK, translating into MSLFTGVGARIGAMLNSEGRGPWGGRGSGGSGGNGSGGGGDDGPKNPWSQPPRKRPSGGQSGPTALDELLKRGRTQWGGGGGRGPDLPTFGGRPIWFWAIILLVVLWIFFTSFHLVGPQERGVLTRFGNYVGTYQPGPNFSFPAPIDRVQIIDVDNIRTIDIGGGGENAENRVLTGDQNIVDLAYQIRWNIKEPQNYLFQIVDPEATIREVAESAMRAVMARVTLDDAIGAGRGEIEQRVQVLMQDLLDGYGAGVLVQGVAIEEADPPSAVEESFRRVSAAQQTAQTYLNNARAYAQQLTARAQGESAAFTRVYEEYRLAPEVTRRRMYYETMERILASVNITIVEADGITPYLPLPEVQRRVRQQATPVPDAGDAQ
- the hflC gene encoding protease modulator HflC; amino-acid sequence: MSIASRVARNPIAYAVLGVVILVTIFSAFSIVPETRQAVIVRFGEPDRIVNRYQPGETFGSGSAGLMAHIPFIDQVVWIDRRIQNVEMERQQVLSTDQLRLQVDAFARYRIVDPLQMYISARTEDRVSEALRPILASSLRNELGRRPFAALLSPERGQVMQNIRESLNLAARQYGAEIVDVRIKRADLPEGQPLESAYRRMRSAREQEALTIEAQGAKQAQIIRAEADAEAARTYAEAFGADPAFYDFYRAMESYRATFGIDRPAGPDDGEAAIVMSPDNEYLRQFRGQR
- a CDS encoding Do family serine endopeptidase — its product is MRYAYAITGILLAGGTAATLTLQQPVGAQVAQNAPAAMPQVSAPGSFADLTERLAPAVVNISTTQTIEVQRRNPFAGSPFDDFFRQFGQRGRENGPITREATSLGSGFIISADGYVVTNNHVISARGRNGQPGTDPVDTITVTLSDRTEYEARIVGRDPSSDLAVLKIDGNNLPFVQFGDSDDLRVGDWVLAIGNPFGLGGTVTAGIVSALQRTIGQGGAYDRYIQTDASINQGNSGGPMFDIEGNVVGINSAIFSPTGGNVGIGFAIPASEARPIVETLQRGERVQRGYLGVSIQPLGDDIADSLGLPRNRGEIVARVEPGEAAERAGIRQGDVIVSVNGRDVTPDETLSYIVANLSVGSRVPIVLIRDGERIRVTATMGERPTDEELLRRAQEGQEEDEGLEEPTKEDPGSDESEATMDAIGIGFQTLTPQIARQLGIDSGVRGLVVNQVDPSSDAAQKGIRRGDVVLSINRTATLEPGDAVRVISQAQRADRSSVLLLRQRGNSIPLYIGVDIIE
- a CDS encoding helicase HerA-like domain-containing protein, which translates into the protein MDESAGIFLGKGGGEKQYLNLARANRHGLIAGATGTGKTVTVQGLAESFSRAGVPVFVADVKGDLSGVAMPGSEDFKHHDKLIERAEEIGLEDYRYADSPTIFWDLYGQKGHPIRTTISEMGPLLLGRLMDLSDAQQGVLEIAFRFADDEGMLLLDLEDLQAMMVATAEHAKELSAQYGNVSKQSVGAIQRKLLQLDNQGAAEFFGEPALDIDDFFRSDGHDRGFVNILMAEKLMENPKLYATFLLWLMSELFEAMPEVGDPDKPRLVFFFDEAHLLFDDAPKALQDKIEQVVRLIRSKGIGVYFITQNPIDIPEEVGGQLGNRVQHALRAFTPRDKRAIKAAAETFRINPDLDVETAITELKVGEALISTLMEDGAPSPVERTLIRPPRSRMGPISTGERAAIIAASPIGDIYAERVDRESAAEVLEQKAQDAAETAKEVEEKGEKAVRQRPRRSKSLWARVGRAAAGAAAASAGAALGRRMSGRTSRANPTASAASAAGSTIGNEIGRAIGVPGVGRFVRGVLGGLLR
- a CDS encoding acyl-CoA thioesterase; the encoded protein is MTDTALPRHDHPIAVDADDIDFMGHVNNANYLNWVQEAVLAHWQKIAPPQAVAEHLWVALKHEITYRKPAFLNDTVIASVVVEKVQGASAFYDTVIKRGEEVLAEVKSRWCCIDAETLRPARIAEEIAALFLPGKDER